The genomic stretch GCCTTTCGGGGGCCTGGTCCTGCGATGCCGTCCTCTCCTGCTGCGCCTCGAATCTCAATTCATCGAGAAGCCGCTCCAATTTTTCAGGGGTTAGATTTCCGTAAACCTTTTTGTTTACCAGAATAGCCGGTGAGCGATCGCAATATCCGATGCAGCAAACCGGAAGAAGGGTAAACAAACCGTCCGGCGTGGTTTCGCCCATTTGGATATCGAGGGACCGGCAAAGGAACTCCTTGAGGGCTTCACCCCCCATCGACCAGCACATGACGCTGTCACAGACATGAATGACATATTTCCCGACCGGC from Deltaproteobacteria bacterium encodes the following:
- the nuoE gene encoding NADH-quinone oxidoreductase subunit NuoE; protein product: MFSEELKAELTRTVQNSEHPRELLVDIIFKIQDRYGYLDDESLEVVARLLHMDPLEIEQIATFYTFIFREPVGKYVIHVCDSVMCWSMGGEALKEFLCRSLDIQMGETTPDGLFTLLPVCCIGYCDRSPAILVNKKVYGNLTPEKLERLLDELRFEAQQERTASQDQAPERPV